One genomic region from Magallana gigas chromosome 3, xbMagGiga1.1, whole genome shotgun sequence encodes:
- the LOC105340550 gene encoding uncharacterized protein, producing the protein MFSWINNINFDWLDFYHYRVSFCIKRKTKRLKTITALIDTNTAMKTFVVALLVACLLYCNGQETCVPSPPNVTEIDGETDTQPRDIQTKINDALSKDTEVMLAVNALSAERALVYQESKSLYTDICPKRLVYVTRLYLSQYKEMCYVVSPYRQRVRYAICGGSGCYGGKYYKSQCVRTGWTRLQFWVWCPTCGFKLIARWYPQCCSCYRWLPCLQAADEITGRS; encoded by the exons ATGTTTTCATGGATCAATAACATCAATTTTGATTGGTTGGATTTTTATCACTATCGAGTATCTTTCTGCATAAAAAGGAAGACTAAGCGATTGAAAACCATCACAGCTTTGATTGACACAAATACAGCTATGAAG ACTTTTGTTGTCGCTTTGTTGGTGGCCTGTCTGCTTTATTGCAATGGTCAAGAAACGTGCGTTCCCTCTCCACCGAATGTGACAGAGATAGATGGGGAAACGGACACCCAACCCAGAGATATTCA gacaaaaattaatgatgctCTGAGCAAGGATACTGAAGTCATGTTGGCAGTAAATGCCCTGTCTGCTGAAAGGGCGCTTGTGTACCAGGAATC TAAATCTCTTTACACAGACATATGCCCAAAAAGGCTGGTATACGTCACGAGACTCTATCTTTCACAATATAAGGAAATGTGTTACGTCGTGTCCCCTTACCGACAAAGAGTGAGATATGCCATTTGCGGAGGAAG TGGTTGTTACGGAGGCAAATATTACAAGAGTCAATGTGTCAGGACCGGGTGGACCAGACTTCAGTTCTGGGTGTGGTGTCCCACCTGTGGCTTCAAGCTGATTGCCAGGTGGTACCCACAGTGCTGCTCATGCTACAGGTGGCTTCCTTGTCTACAGGCTGCAGATGAAATCACTGGTCGGTCATAA